The DNA sequence CCACGGATGCGCTTTGCGACGCGATCAACGAACTCGAGGGGTCCGCCGGAACGATTCTCGTACCCTCGGGCCTGGCTGCCGTAACGGTGCCGTTCCTTGCCTACCTTTCGGCCGGCGACCACGCATTGATCGTCGATTCGGTCTATTTCCCGACGCGCCATTTCTGCGACACGATGCTGAAGCGTCTTGGCGTCACCGTCGAATACTATGATCCGATGATCGGTGCCGGGATCGAAAACCTGATCCGCCCGAACACGCGCCTGGTGCATACCGAAGCGCCGGGTTCGAACACCTTCGAAATGCAGGACATTCGCGCCATCGCAGACGCCGCCCATCGCCATGGCTGCGTCGTCACCATGGACAACACCTGGGCGACGCCGGTCTATTTCAAACCGCTTGACCATGGTGTCGACGTATCGATCCACGCGGCCACCAAGTACCCCTCGGGACATTCGGACGTGCTTTTCGGCACCGTGTCGGCAAACGCCGCCCATTGGCCGGAGTTGACGGAAGCGATGGTCACGCTTGGCATCTGCGTCTCGCCCGATGACAGCTACCAGATTCTGCGCGGCCTCAGGACCATGGGCATTCGCCTCGAACGTCACCAGGAAAGCGCCTTGAGGTTGGCGCAGTGGCTCGAAACGCGGGACGAAGTCGCCCGTGTTCTGCATCCGGCGCTGCCGACCTTCCCGGGCCACGAACTCTGGAAGCGCGATTTTAGCGGCGCAAGCGGCATCTTCTCCTTCGTGCTGAAGGCGGAAAATCCGGATCGTTTCAAGGCCAAGGCGCACGCCTTCCTCGATGCGCTCAAACTCTTCGGGCTAGGCTATTCCTGGGGCGGCTTCGAGAGCCTGGCGCTCCATGTCGGGCTTGGAGACCGCAAGGTCGCGCTGGCGCCGTGCGAGGGGCCAGTCATCCGCCTGCAGATCGGGCTTGAGGACGTGCCGGATATCCGTCGCGACATCGAAGCGGGCCTGGCGGCTGCCAACGCCGTTTGACGGCTTGAGGCGCCGCATTCACTCGCGGCGCCTCATCCATCGATGATTGAAATCTGTGTCGCGCGCAGTCGCCTGTCCGCATTCAGCGCTGGGCGCCGTAGCCGTAGAGCCAGTCAAGGTCTGCGGCGAGCGCATCCGGCCCCTTGAGTTTCAGGACGATGTCGCGGCCCAGGCGCAAGGGCCCCCGTGCGTGGTAGGCAAAGTGATTGAACGCCGCGCGACGGCGGACCCGGGCAATGCGTGGTCGACGCTTCGCTTCGAATGCAGCCAGCGCCTGGGAGATATCGATGGCGGCCGCCAGGCAGTCGGAAAGTTCGAAGGCGTCCTCGATCGCCATGGCCGCGCCCTGCGCTGCAAAGGGCGTCATCGCATGGGCCGCGTCGCCGATCAGCACGGTCTTTCGCCCGTCTTGCCAGGCGCCGTCGTCGACTGTGCACAATGGCCAGTAGGTGGGGGCGGCAGCCTTGTCGAGCAGCGAGCGGATGTCCGCATTCCAACCTGAGAAGGCATTCAGGCAGTCCTGGCGCCGCTTGCCCGAATCCTTGCCGACCCAGACGGCGTCGGTCTCCTTGCCCTCGATGATGGCGACGAGATTGAAGCCGTCAACTTCCCGCAACGGGTAGGCCACGAGATGGGCGCGAGGGCCGAGGAACGCCGTGACCTGGTTCGGCTTGAGAATGCCGGCCGCCGTGTCGCGCGCAAGCGTCATGCGCCAGGCAACGTTGCCTGAAAACCGTACGTGACCGGCGCCGGGGACGCCGTTGCGCAATCGCGACCAGATCCCGTCGGCGCCGACGATGATGTCCGGACGCCGTCCCGTCAGTCTTATGATGGTCTGCTCATCAGGATTGTCGATATGGCATCCGAGTTGCAGGCGGCAGCGCGGCTCTGCCTCCACGGCGGCAAGCAGCACTTTCTGCAGGCTCGCGCGGTGCATGACGGCATAGGGCGCGTGCCAGCGCCGACGAGCGAAAGCGCCGGCCGATACGCTGGCAAGAGGGCTCAAGGATACGCCGTCCACCAGGCCGATACGCTCCGGCTCGCTCCAGTAGCCTTCGAGTTCCGCAAGCAGGCCGAGTTCGATGAGGATGCGTGAGGCGTTCGGCGACAACTGCAGACCGGCGCCGACTTCGTTCAGCGCCGTTGCCCGTTCTATGATGTCGACTTCGAAACCGCGCCGCGCAAGACAAAGCGCAGCGGTAAGCCCGCCGATGCCGGCGCCGATGATCGCGACGGGGCGCGACATCGTGGCCTATCAGGCGGCTTTGTGGGCGAAGAGGCAGCCGGGCGGGTTGGTTTCCGTCGCCTTCAGCTTCGGATTGTAGCGATAAAGCGTGGAGCAGTAGGAGCAGACTTTCTCGTTGTCGTCACCCATGTCGATGAAGATGTGCGGGTGATCGTACGGAACGGACGCGCCGGTGCACATGAATTCCTTGACGCCGATTTCGATTGCCTGATGTCCGCCGTCGTTCTGGAAGTGCGGGATGCTGTGGCCGGCCATGTCATGCTCCGATGAATGCAAGTCTCTAAAGTTGTCGGCACCATAGTGAGCTTTGCTGCAAAAGTGTAGCGGCAAACACGCCGCAGCTGTGGTTTTTGCCAGTGTGGGGTTTCACTCGCCAGAGCGACGAACTAGGTTGCGCCGGATCGATACCCCCTAGGATGATAAAAAGATGGATCTCAATCCGCCGCGGTTTTCCCGCTTTACCCATGAAGGTCTGGAGATCGCCTTCTTCGACGAAGGCGATCCGGCAGGCACACCCATTCTCCTCATTCACGGGTTTGCCTCGAGCGCCAACGTCAACTGGGTTTTCCCGGGCTGGCTGAAGACTCTGGGCGATGCCGGCTACCGCGTGATCGCGCTCGACAATCGCGGGCATGGCAAGAGCAGCAAGCCCTACGATCCGGCTTTGTACCACCCGCAGCAGATGGCCGGCGATGCGGCAGCACTTCTCAGGCATCTCGGCATCGCCGAAGCGCACGTGATGGGTTACTCCATGGGCGCGCGCATCGCGGCCTTCCTGGCGCTAGCACATCCCGACCGGGTACGCTCTCTTGTCTTCGGCGGTCTCGGCATCGGCATGGTGACGGGGGTGGGGGATTGGGACCCGATCGCCGATGCTCTGGTGGCGCCTTCCCTCGACGTCGTGACCCATGCGCGTGGTCGCATGTTCCGCGCCTTTGCCGACCAGACCAAGAGCGACAGGCAGGCACTTGCGGCCTGCATTTCGACCTCGCGCGATCTGCTGACACCTGAGGATATGGGGCGCATCGACGCGCCGACCCTGATCGGTGTCGGGACAGCGGATGATATCGCCGGCTCGCCGCAGGAGCTGGCGGCGTTGATGCCCAACGCGCGCGCGCTTGATATTCCGGGCAGGGATCATATGCTCGCCGTGGGTGACCGGGTATTCAAGAAGGCCGTGCTCGAGTTCCTCGAGGAAGTGGGGCACGCCTAGACGACGAAACAAGGAAGTTCCCGAACGAGACGGAACGCGGGAAGCACCGTACGCTTGCCCGCTTCCGAGGTGTTCGACCGAGGGTGGAACTGAGGCCGGGCCATTTAAGTCGTACCGGATTTCCCCTATAGTGACTGTAGGACGGACAGGAAGGAGAGCGACGATGGTCGCCAAGACCGAACTTCGCCAGACGGAAGCGTTGAAGGTGATGGACCCGATCTGGAACAGCCTGCGTGAGGAAGCCCGTGTGGCAGCCGAGCAGGATCCGATGCTTGCGGCCTTCCTCTATTCGACGGTGGTCAATCAGCACTCTCTCGAAGAAAGCGTGATCTATCGCATCTGCGAGAGGCTCGATCACCCCGACCTTCAGGCGAACCTCTTGCGGCAGACCTTCTCGGAGATGCTTGAGGATTGGCCGGAATGGGGAACCATTCTGCGCGTCGACATCCAGGCGGTCTATGACCGCGATCCTGCCTGCACCCGCTTCATCGAGCCCGTGCTCTATTTCAAGGGCTTCCATGCCATCCAGACGCACCGGCTGGCCCATTGGCTGCTAAAGCGCGGCCGCAAGGACTTTGCGTTCTATCTGCAGAGCCGCGCATCGAGCGTCTTCCAGACGGATATCAACCCGGCTGCCCGCATCGGTCGTGGCATCTTCCTTGATCACGCCACCGGTCTTGTCGTCGGCGAGACGGCCGTGATCGGTGACAATGTTTCCATTCTGCACGGCGTGACGCTTGGCGGCACAGGCAAGGAAGGCAGCGATCGCCATCCGAAGATCGCCGATGGCGTACTGATCGGCGCCGGTGCCAAGATCCTCGGCAACATCCATATCGGCCACTGCTCGCGTATCGCTGCCGGTTCGGTCGTTTTGAAACCGGTGCCGCCGAAGTCGACGGTCGCAGGCGTGCCGGCAAAGGTGGTAGGTGAGGCCGGTTGCTCCGAGCCCTCGCGTCAGATGGACCAGATCCTGAGCAGCTTCGATATCTGAACATACGGGAACCGGTGCGTAAGCCTCTTTCGAGGGGTTTACACCCGGCGATGCAGCGTGCGAGAAGCGCCGCACAGATAAACGGCTACGGAGACGTGTTTTGAAGCCCGAAGAAATCCGCAAGCTTGAAGCCTACTTCAAGCGCACCTTCAACCAGCAGATGGTCGTCAAGGCTCGCCCGAAGAAGGACGAGTCCGCTGAAGTCTATCTCGGTGACGAGTTCCTCGGTGTCGTTTTCCGCGATGAGGAAGATGGCGAGCTTTCCTACAACTTCTCCATGGCGATCCTCGACATCGACCTCTAAGTCCTGACGACGGACGACAAAGTAGCAAACCCCGAAAATCCCTGCGATTTTCGGGGTTTATTGTTTCTGGCGAAGATTTGATGGCGTTCGGGGCGATTGCTCGCCATTTTCATCTTCGGTCTTCGGCAAGGGCCGACGGAAATTTGCGTTTGCCAGCATTTCTTCATCAAGTTGTTGCATCCGTTGTATTTTATTGCGTCGCACACTCGTCTTGACTTTTTGTGCAGTGCACATAAACTGAAGCCTCCAGATCAGGCCGTCACTAAGGAGACACCGGATGTTCAACTTCGATGATGCAAACAAGAAGAGCAAAGAAGCCATTGACGTGGCTGTAAAGAGCTATTCCGCTTGGACCAAGGGTCTCCAGGCTATCGCGACTGAAGCTGCAGACTATTCCAAGAAGTCCTTTGAAGATGGCGTTGCGCACGTCGAGAAGCTGTCCGGCATCAAGAGTGTCGAAGCTGCTTTCGAACTGCAGACCAATTTCATCAAGGCGAGCTACGAAGGCTTCGTCGCCGAGGCTACGAAGATCGGCGAAATGTACGCTGATCTCGCCAAGGACGCTTACAAGCCCTACGAGGCGCCCGTTGCCAAGGCAACGGCAGCAGTCAAGGCCGCCGCTGCCGCCGCCTGATCGCTGAGCACAGAGCACGTTTCTCAAGGGCCGGTCGCAGCGATTGCGACCGGCCCTTTTATTTTCTCGCTTTAGCTGTGAGCAGCCCGAAGAAAGTTGATCAATCTTGCGCGCGGTCGTGCGATTATGATTGCAGTGCGTTGGTTCGGTCTTAAAATCTGGAAACGAACCATTAGATAAAGGGCAAGCACGCTGCGGCCAAGTTCAGTGGGGTCGCTGCTGTACAAGGAACTGACAAGAATGATCGCCATGCCGGTCCGGATGCAGCAAGGTAGCGATGACGAGGGAAACGGCAACAACCGCAGCACGTCCGTCATCACGCGTACCAAGCCGAAGACCAAAAAGCCGAGTTTGTATCGTGTTCTGCTTTTGAATGACGATTACACGCCGATGGAGTTTGTCATCCACATTCTGGAGCGCTTCTTTCAGAAGAACCCGGAAGAGGCGACCCGCATCATGCTTCACGTCCACAATCATGGCGTGGGAGAATGCGGCGTCTTCACCTATGAGGTCGCCGAAACCAAGGTGACGCAGGTGATGGATTTTGCCCGGCAGCATCAGCATCCGTTGCAATGCGTCATGGAAAAGAAATGAGGAACTAACGTGCCAACATTTTCGCCCAGTCTCGAAAAGGCGCTACACCAGGCACTGACTTTTGCCAACGAGCGCCACCATGAATACGCCACGCTCGAGCATCTGCTTCTGGCATTGATCGATGATGCCGACGCGGCGGCCGTGATGGGCGCCTGCAACGTCAATCTCGAGACGCTGCGCAAGACCGTGACGGATTATGTCGACAACGAGCTTTCCAATCTCGTGACCGGCTACGACGAAGATTCCAAGCCGACGGCTGGTTTCCAGCGTGTCATCCAGCGCGCGGTCATCCATGTCCAGTCGTCCGGGCGCGAGGAAGTGACCGGCGCCAATGTGCTGGTTGCCATCTTCGCCGAGCGCGAAAGCCATGCCGCTTATTTCCTGCAGGAACAGGAGATGACGCGCTACGACGCCGTCAACTTCATTTCGCACGGCATCGGCAAGCGCCCCGGCAGCTCCGAGTCCCGGCCGGTGCGTGGCACCGATGATCACGAATCCGAGCAGAAGCCTTCGCGCGACACCGAGGAAAGTGGCGCCAAGAAGCAGCAGGACGCGCTCACGGCCTATTGCGTCAACCTCAACGAAAAGGCGAAGTCCGGTAAGATCGACCCGCTGATCGGGCGCCACGCGGAGGTGAACCGGACCATCCAGGTGCTCTGCCGCCGCTCGAAGAACAACCCGCTCTATGTCGGCGACCCCGGCGTCGGCAAGACGGCGATCGCCGAAGGTCTTGCCAAGCGGATCATCGAAAAGAAGGTGCCGGAAGCACTGCAGGATGCGACGATCTTCTCGCTGGATATGGGCACGCTTCTCGCCGGCACGCGCTATCGCGGCGATTTCGAAGAGCGCCTGAAGCAGGTCGTCAAGGAGCTTGAGGACTATCCGGGCGCCGTGCTCTTCATCGACGAGATCCATACGGTGATTGGCGCTGGGGCCACCTCCGGTGGCGCCATGGATGCGTCCAACCTGCTGAAGCCGGCGCTCTCCTCCGGTGCGATCCGCTGCATCGGTTCGACCACCTACAAGGAATACCGCCAGTTCTTCGAGAAAGACCGGGCGCTGGTTCGACGCTTCCAGAAGATCGACGTGAACGAGCCGACGATTGCCGACGCGATCGAGATCATGAAGGGGTTGAAGCCTTACTTCGAGGAATATCACCACCTGAAATACTCGAACGAGGCGATCAAGGCAGCCGTCGAGCTTTCGGCCCGCTATATCAACGACCGGAAGCTGCCTGACAAGGCGATCGACGTGATCGACGAATCCGGTGCGGCTCAGATGCTGTTGCCGGCAAGCAAGCGCCGCAAGCTGATCACCGAAAAGGAGATCGAGGCGACGATCGCGACGATGGCGCGCATCCCGCCGAAGACCGTTTCGAAGGACGACGAGGCCGTTCTCGCCAATCTCGAAAAGGAACTCCGGTCGGTCGTCTATGGCCAGGACCTGGCGATCGAAGCGCTTGCGTCTTCGATCAAGCTGGCGCGTGCCGGCCTGCGGGAACCGAACAAGCCGATCGGCTGCTACGTCTTCTCCGGCCCGACCGGCGTCGGCAAGACGGAAGTCGCCAAGCAGCTTGCGACGTCGCTCGGTGTCGAGCTCCTGCGCTTCGACATGTCGGAATACATGGAGCGGCACACGGTTTCGCGTCTGCTCGGTGCACCTCCGGGCTATGTCGGCTTCGACCAGGGCGGCCTCCTGACCGATGGCGTCGACCAGCATCCACATTGCGTGCTGCTGCTGGACGAGATCGAGAAGGCGCATCCGGACCTGTTCAACATCCTGTTGCAGGTCATGGATCATGGCTCCTTGACGGATCACAACGGCAAGAAGATCGACTTCCGCAACGTCATCCTGATCATGACGACCAATGCCGGCGCATCGGAAATGGCCCGGGCCGCCATCGGCTTTGGTTCATCCAAGCGTACGGGCGAAGACGAAGAGGCGCTGAACCGCCTGTTCACACCGGAGTTCCGCAACCGTCTGGACGCGGTCATTCCCTTCGCTTCGCTGCCGACCCCGGTCATCCATCAGGTGGTGCAGAAGTTCGTCATGCAACTGGAGACCCAGCTCGCCGAGCGCAATGTCACCTTCGACCTCGCGCCCGAAGCAATCGCCTGGCTCGCCGAGAAGGGCTACGACGAGAAGATGGGCGCGCGGCCGCTCGCCCGCGTCATCCAGGAAAACATCAAGAAGCCGCTCGCCGATGAAATCCTCTTCGGCAAGCTGAAGAAGGGCGGTGTCGTCAGGGTGTCGATCGGCACCAAGGCCGATGGCACCAAGGGTCTGCTGCTTGACGCTGTTCCGGAAACGACGCCGATCAGACCGAAGGCGGAGGTTTCGCGCCCAGCAATGAAGGCGGCCAAACCGAAGAAGGCCGAGGACAAGGAAGAAGTGGGCGCCGAGCCTGCACCGAAGTCCAAGCCGAAGAAGGCAGCCGCCAAGGCATCCTCCGACGGCGAGGCCGGGGCAGGCGACGCGGCTCCGAGAAAGGGTCGCACGGTGCCGAAGGTGCCGCGCAAGAAGTAGCCCCTCGCAAGAGATGTTCGACGGTGCCGGATGCGAACCATCCGGCACCGTTTTTCTGAATCAAAGACAATCCGGAATTGCCAATGGATAGGGAAGAAGACGAGCAATCATCGCTCGCCTGGTTCGGGAGAGGTATGCGCGGCATCTTCAGCCTGCCGGCCTTCATCCTCATGCTGTCCTTCGTTGGCTTCTGTTCGCTGACTGCGCAAGCTGGGATTCCGGTGCAACAGGTCGTCTTCATGGTCGGCATGGTCTGGGCGCTTCCGGCGAAAGTCATTCTTGTCAGTTCGATGATGAGCGGCGCGAACCTGGCGGCCGCCTTCCTGGCCGTTTCGCTGTCTTCCGTCCGGCTGATGCCGATGGTTGCGGCGCTCGTCCCGGAACTGCGCACATCGCGAACGCCGACGTGGCTGCTCCTTTTCCTGTCGCATTTCGTCGCCATCACCGCCTGGGTGTTCGCGATGGAGAAGGTGCCGAAGGTCCCGCGTGAGCGGCGCGTCGCTTTCTTTGCCGGCTTCGGCATCACGCTGGTCGCGGCGAACATGCTGCTGGTCGCCGTCGTCTACCATTTCGTCGCGGACTTCCCGCCAATCGTCGCCGGCTGCCTTTTCTTCCTGACGCCCGTCTATTTTCTCGCATCGATCTGGCATTCGGCGCGCCACCCCGTCGTCTACGTGGCGCTGCTGTTCGGCCTTGTCGGCGGGCCGCTGTTCTATTGGCTGTTTCCGGAATTCGACATCCTGCTTGCCGGCCTGGTTGGCGGCACGCTCGCCTGGCTGCTCGAGCGCCTCTGGCGCCTGCGCAAGGAGGTCAGCGCATGAGTTGGCATGACGGTTGGTGGGCCTATGCCTTCATCGCGATCGCCGGCTGGCTGGCAACCGACATCTGGCGCTGGCTGGGCGTCATTGCCGGCAACAAGCTGCGGGATGATTCCGAGGCGCTGAACTGGGTGAGAGCAGTCGCGACCGCCCTTGTCGCCGCGGTCATCGCAAAGCTCATCCTCTATCCGACGGGTGTGCTCGAACAATCCCCGCTCTGGCTGCGTGTGGGGTCCGTTGCACTCGGGGCTGTCGCTTTCTTTCTACTGGGACGAAAGCCGGCGATCGGAATAGCGACCGCCATCGCAGGGCTCGCATTGGGGCTCTGGTGGCTGGGCTTTTAGACGAAGCCTGAGCCGAGAGCCGGCGAGGTGCCGGCTCAATCATCAGTTCGTGGAGTGTCGGTTATCGAGTGCGGGCGAGACTACAGCGCCTGCCGAACCTTTTCGGCATTGGCCGCGAGCACTGCGCCATCTTCCATCGTTCCGGAATGCGGCTTCAGCGGCACGCCTGCGCGCCGCGGAATGACGTGGAAGTGCAGGTGGAAGACAGACTGTCCGGCCGGTGCCTCGTTGAACTGCATGACCGTCACGCCATCGGCGTCGAAGGCCTCTTTCGCTGCGACCGCCAGTTTCTGTACGGTGGCGACCAACGCCGGCAGCGTCGCCGGATCGGCATCGAGCAAGTTGCGCGAGGGCGCCTTCGGAACGACGAGCAAGTGGCCTTCTGCCTGCGGCATGACATCCATGAACGCGATCGTCGCGTCATCCTCGTAAACGCGGTGCGAGGGAATTTCGCCGCGCAGGATCTTGGCGAAGATGTTGTTGTCGTCGTAGCTCATTGTCTTCCTCATAAATCGGCACGGGCCGAGCTCGGCTGAAAGGTCGTTCAGTCGTCTTGCCGCTCACCTTTGCGGAAAGGCCCGTGTTCTGCAAGAATCTCGCCGGTTTCCTCCACATCCCTGCGCTCGCGCTGCAGATAGTCGCCGACCGCGCGGGCGAGCCCCGGATGCGTGATGAAATGCGCGGAATGCGTGGTGACCGGCATGTAGCCGCGCGCAAGCTTGTGTTCGCCTTGCGCGCCGGCCTCGACCCGCTTCAGCCCTTTGGCGATCGCGAAGTCGATCGCCTGGTGATAGCAGACCTCGAAATGCAGGAATGGGTGGTCCTCGATGCAGCCCCAGTGGCGGCCGTAGAGCGCGTCACCGCCGATGAAGTTGATCGCACCGGCAATGTAGCGGCCGTCGCGGCGCGCCATCACAAGCAGGATATCGTCGGCCATGCGCTCGCCGATCAGCGAATAGAAGGCGCGTGTCAGATAGGGACGGCCCCACTTGCGCCCGCCGGTGTCCATGTAGAAGGCGAAGAACTGGTCCCAGATCGCCTCCGTCAGGTCGCTGCCGGTCAGCCAGTCGATCGAGATGCCGTTTTCGAGCGCCGCCCTGCGTTCCTTCTTGAGCGCCTTGCGCTTGCGTGAGGCCAGGGTTTCCAGGAAATCGGCGTGCGATCCGTAGCCTTCGTTGGTGAAATGGAACTGCTGGTCGGTGCGATGCAGGAAGCCGGCCCGCTCGAGCGCCGGCATTTCAGCCTCCGGCACGAAGGTCACGTGCGCCGAGGAGACATCGTGTCTGCGCGCAAGCTCCTTCAACCCCGCGGCGAGCGCATCCTGAACGGCGCCCTGGTTTTCACCCGGCGCCGCAAGCAGTCGCGGTCCGGTGGCCGGCGTGAAGGGAATGGAGCTTTGCAGCTTCGGATAATAGTGCCCGCCCGCCCTCTCGAAAGCGTCGGCCCAGCCATGATCGAAGACATATTCACCCTGGCTGTGGTTCTTCAGGTAGCAGACAAGGCCGCCGCGCAGATGCCCGTCCGCCCCCTCGAGAAGCAGATGTTGGCCGAGCCAGCCGGTCTTGGCGGTTGCCGATCCAGATTCCTCGAGAGCCGAGAGATAGGCATGCGAGAGGAAGGGATTGTAGACGCCGCCG is a window from the Ensifer adhaerens genome containing:
- a CDS encoding FAD-dependent monooxygenase → MSRPVAIIGAGIGGLTAALCLARRGFEVDIIERATALNEVGAGLQLSPNASRILIELGLLAELEGYWSEPERIGLVDGVSLSPLASVSAGAFARRRWHAPYAVMHRASLQKVLLAAVEAEPRCRLQLGCHIDNPDEQTIIRLTGRRPDIIVGADGIWSRLRNGVPGAGHVRFSGNVAWRMTLARDTAAGILKPNQVTAFLGPRAHLVAYPLREVDGFNLVAIIEGKETDAVWVGKDSGKRRQDCLNAFSGWNADIRSLLDKAAAPTYWPLCTVDDGAWQDGRKTVLIGDAAHAMTPFAAQGAAMAIEDAFELSDCLAAAIDISQALAAFEAKRRPRIARVRRRAAFNHFAYHARGPLRLGRDIVLKLKGPDALAADLDWLYGYGAQR
- a CDS encoding DUF3126 family protein codes for the protein MKPEEIRKLEAYFKRTFNQQMVVKARPKKDESAEVYLGDEFLGVVFRDEEDGELSYNFSMAILDIDL
- a CDS encoding AzlD domain-containing protein; this translates as MSWHDGWWAYAFIAIAGWLATDIWRWLGVIAGNKLRDDSEALNWVRAVATALVAAVIAKLILYPTGVLEQSPLWLRVGSVALGAVAFFLLGRKPAIGIATAIAGLALGLWWLGF
- the clpA gene encoding ATP-dependent Clp protease ATP-binding subunit ClpA yields the protein MPTFSPSLEKALHQALTFANERHHEYATLEHLLLALIDDADAAAVMGACNVNLETLRKTVTDYVDNELSNLVTGYDEDSKPTAGFQRVIQRAVIHVQSSGREEVTGANVLVAIFAERESHAAYFLQEQEMTRYDAVNFISHGIGKRPGSSESRPVRGTDDHESEQKPSRDTEESGAKKQQDALTAYCVNLNEKAKSGKIDPLIGRHAEVNRTIQVLCRRSKNNPLYVGDPGVGKTAIAEGLAKRIIEKKVPEALQDATIFSLDMGTLLAGTRYRGDFEERLKQVVKELEDYPGAVLFIDEIHTVIGAGATSGGAMDASNLLKPALSSGAIRCIGSTTYKEYRQFFEKDRALVRRFQKIDVNEPTIADAIEIMKGLKPYFEEYHHLKYSNEAIKAAVELSARYINDRKLPDKAIDVIDESGAAQMLLPASKRRKLITEKEIEATIATMARIPPKTVSKDDEAVLANLEKELRSVVYGQDLAIEALASSIKLARAGLREPNKPIGCYVFSGPTGVGKTEVAKQLATSLGVELLRFDMSEYMERHTVSRLLGAPPGYVGFDQGGLLTDGVDQHPHCVLLLDEIEKAHPDLFNILLQVMDHGSLTDHNGKKIDFRNVILIMTTNAGASEMARAAIGFGSSKRTGEDEEALNRLFTPEFRNRLDAVIPFASLPTPVIHQVVQKFVMQLETQLAERNVTFDLAPEAIAWLAEKGYDEKMGARPLARVIQENIKKPLADEILFGKLKKGGVVRVSIGTKADGTKGLLLDAVPETTPIRPKAEVSRPAMKAAKPKKAEDKEEVGAEPAPKSKPKKAAAKASSDGEAGAGDAAPRKGRTVPKVPRKK
- the cysE gene encoding serine O-acetyltransferase, with amino-acid sequence MVAKTELRQTEALKVMDPIWNSLREEARVAAEQDPMLAAFLYSTVVNQHSLEESVIYRICERLDHPDLQANLLRQTFSEMLEDWPEWGTILRVDIQAVYDRDPACTRFIEPVLYFKGFHAIQTHRLAHWLLKRGRKDFAFYLQSRASSVFQTDINPAARIGRGIFLDHATGLVVGETAVIGDNVSILHGVTLGGTGKEGSDRHPKIADGVLIGAGAKILGNIHIGHCSRIAAGSVVLKPVPPKSTVAGVPAKVVGEAGCSEPSRQMDQILSSFDI
- a CDS encoding GNAT family N-acetyltransferase, with protein sequence MSDAVTIRIAQSFADVPAARWNVLAGASKAHPGGVYNPFLSHAYLSALEESGSATAKTGWLGQHLLLEGADGHLRGGLVCYLKNHSQGEYVFDHGWADAFERAGGHYYPKLQSSIPFTPATGPRLLAAPGENQGAVQDALAAGLKELARRHDVSSAHVTFVPEAEMPALERAGFLHRTDQQFHFTNEGYGSHADFLETLASRKRKALKKERRAALENGISIDWLTGSDLTEAIWDQFFAFYMDTGGRKWGRPYLTRAFYSLIGERMADDILLVMARRDGRYIAGAINFIGGDALYGRHWGCIEDHPFLHFEVCYHQAIDFAIAKGLKRVEAGAQGEHKLARGYMPVTTHSAHFITHPGLARAVGDYLQRERRDVEETGEILAEHGPFRKGERQDD
- a CDS encoding alpha/beta fold hydrolase; amino-acid sequence: MDLNPPRFSRFTHEGLEIAFFDEGDPAGTPILLIHGFASSANVNWVFPGWLKTLGDAGYRVIALDNRGHGKSSKPYDPALYHPQQMAGDAAALLRHLGIAEAHVMGYSMGARIAAFLALAHPDRVRSLVFGGLGIGMVTGVGDWDPIADALVAPSLDVVTHARGRMFRAFADQTKSDRQALAACISTSRDLLTPEDMGRIDAPTLIGVGTADDIAGSPQELAALMPNARALDIPGRDHMLAVGDRVFKKAVLEFLEEVGHA
- a CDS encoding AzlC family ABC transporter permease, giving the protein MDREEDEQSSLAWFGRGMRGIFSLPAFILMLSFVGFCSLTAQAGIPVQQVVFMVGMVWALPAKVILVSSMMSGANLAAAFLAVSLSSVRLMPMVAALVPELRTSRTPTWLLLFLSHFVAITAWVFAMEKVPKVPRERRVAFFAGFGITLVAANMLLVAVVYHFVADFPPIVAGCLFFLTPVYFLASIWHSARHPVVYVALLFGLVGGPLFYWLFPEFDILLAGLVGGTLAWLLERLWRLRKEVSA
- a CDS encoding phasin family protein, yielding MFNFDDANKKSKEAIDVAVKSYSAWTKGLQAIATEAADYSKKSFEDGVAHVEKLSGIKSVEAAFELQTNFIKASYEGFVAEATKIGEMYADLAKDAYKPYEAPVAKATAAVKAAAAAA
- the clpS gene encoding ATP-dependent Clp protease adapter ClpS, translating into MIAMPVRMQQGSDDEGNGNNRSTSVITRTKPKTKKPSLYRVLLLNDDYTPMEFVIHILERFFQKNPEEATRIMLHVHNHGVGECGVFTYEVAETKVTQVMDFARQHQHPLQCVMEKK
- a CDS encoding cystathionine beta-lyase, giving the protein MADSGNVNGKVGINTRLAHSGNNPSDYFGFVNPPVVHASTVLFPNAKTMETRAQKYTYGTRGTPTTDALCDAINELEGSAGTILVPSGLAAVTVPFLAYLSAGDHALIVDSVYFPTRHFCDTMLKRLGVTVEYYDPMIGAGIENLIRPNTRLVHTEAPGSNTFEMQDIRAIADAAHRHGCVVTMDNTWATPVYFKPLDHGVDVSIHAATKYPSGHSDVLFGTVSANAAHWPELTEAMVTLGICVSPDDSYQILRGLRTMGIRLERHQESALRLAQWLETRDEVARVLHPALPTFPGHELWKRDFSGASGIFSFVLKAENPDRFKAKAHAFLDALKLFGLGYSWGGFESLALHVGLGDRKVALAPCEGPVIRLQIGLEDVPDIRRDIEAGLAAANAV
- a CDS encoding HIT family protein, giving the protein MSYDDNNIFAKILRGEIPSHRVYEDDATIAFMDVMPQAEGHLLVVPKAPSRNLLDADPATLPALVATVQKLAVAAKEAFDADGVTVMQFNEAPAGQSVFHLHFHVIPRRAGVPLKPHSGTMEDGAVLAANAEKVRQAL
- a CDS encoding zinc-finger domain-containing protein, whose protein sequence is MAGHSIPHFQNDGGHQAIEIGVKEFMCTGASVPYDHPHIFIDMGDDNEKVCSYCSTLYRYNPKLKATETNPPGCLFAHKAA